A genomic stretch from Chitinophaga agri includes:
- a CDS encoding M12 family metallopeptidase translates to MLLALTIVCFIACRKQDTLSQSQHPGTAPEKRCECENEVAFKDIPGEVVYLKDKKGDVKVTLVKKNDKYILGGDIVYSQEQVDRLQRQIDNSDSTGRTGQSYIAKFWPNRVVYYTINPSLPNQARVTEAITHWQTVTNLTFVQRTNQANYIEFFEGDGCYSNSVGMMGGRQVISMGADCTKGNAIHEIGHAIGFYHEQMREDRDNYIVVKGGNIQDGAEPQFYKYYSQAGLPGFQIGTFDFGSVMLYGSNSFSKNGQPTITRLDGSTFTVQRTGLSIGDIETYNYMYNRPGFLRDRDNYQYNSGSDWYEYTYDVYVAVYSDLTFTTPQPQSVPWKIRVKKTTVWSNATSPIIDYYDITVPAGTSRLKIGQDLYRVEYISGNNYTYEEFWQVDQYIPSKP, encoded by the coding sequence TTGCTTTTAGCGCTTACTATTGTTTGTTTTATAGCTTGTAGAAAGCAGGATACTTTATCCCAGTCACAACACCCGGGCACTGCTCCGGAAAAGAGATGTGAGTGTGAGAATGAAGTCGCATTTAAAGACATTCCCGGAGAGGTCGTTTATTTAAAGGATAAGAAGGGCGATGTGAAAGTGACGCTTGTCAAGAAGAATGATAAATACATTCTTGGAGGAGACATTGTATATTCCCAGGAACAGGTGGATCGTTTACAAAGGCAGATAGATAATAGTGACAGCACTGGCAGGACAGGGCAATCTTACATTGCCAAGTTCTGGCCTAACCGCGTTGTTTACTACACGATTAACCCCAGCTTGCCTAATCAGGCCAGGGTGACAGAAGCAATTACGCATTGGCAAACTGTTACCAATCTTACGTTTGTCCAAAGAACGAATCAGGCTAATTATATAGAGTTCTTTGAGGGTGATGGTTGTTATTCAAACTCGGTAGGTATGATGGGTGGACGTCAGGTAATTTCTATGGGAGCAGATTGTACAAAAGGAAATGCCATACATGAAATCGGCCATGCGATTGGTTTTTATCATGAGCAAATGCGTGAGGACAGGGATAACTATATTGTAGTGAAGGGCGGTAATATTCAGGATGGAGCGGAGCCTCAATTCTACAAATACTACTCCCAGGCAGGCTTGCCTGGATTTCAGATTGGCACCTTTGATTTTGGTTCAGTCATGCTGTATGGTTCAAATTCATTCTCTAAAAATGGTCAGCCGACCATAACCCGGTTAGATGGGTCGACTTTCACGGTGCAGCGGACCGGATTGTCAATCGGAGATATTGAAACATATAACTATATGTACAATCGTCCGGGTTTTCTTAGAGACCGCGATAATTATCAATATAACTCCGGCAGCGATTGGTATGAATACACGTATGATGTTTACGTTGCTGTTTATTCAGATCTGACGTTTACAACCCCTCAGCCACAGAGTGTACCATGGAAAATACGTGTTAAAAAAACGACTGTTTGGAGTAATGCTACGTCGCCTATTATTGATTATTATGATATTACAGTACCGGCAGGAACGAGTAGATTGAAGATTGGGCAGGATCTCTACAGAGTAGAATATATAAGTGGTAACAACTATACTTATGAAGAGTTCTGGCAGGTTGATCAATATATTCCATCTAAGCCTTAA